DNA from Apis cerana isolate GH-2021 linkage group LG13, AcerK_1.0, whole genome shotgun sequence:
TATCCCCACTCTATATATTTACAGCCGCCCCACTCCTGCTGCTCTCGCCTACCTTTCACCTCGATTATTCGTTCGAATACCCATCTATCGTAACGCGTATGAACTATGTACTGTACATCGCAACGTAATATTTACAACGGATCCATCCATATTTGGACAATGGATCCAGAACTTTGAAGCTGCTCGAGAAAGCCTTTCATAGACACGTTCATCGTCCTAATATCGATGTCTACGATGCTCCTTGAACTTGAAATCGTCGAATTCGTGCTTGTACCGACTCGCATTGCACTTCACTATATCTGGTATATCTGCCAGCTCTGACAGGCTCGCGGATTACTACTAAATTCCCGCCTCTTTCACGCAGCGCTTCTAGACCAGTCTTCCCATGAGTCGTTGGGGGCGTAGACGCTTTCCCGAATTTCGCGTTCGACGTTTCTGACGAGAATCGACTCAAAGCCTTGCTCACTACCCCGTTACATTCTCTCGGCCATATTCTCGTGTGATGCCTCTGTTCCCATCTGTCGGAAGACGACTCGGTCGCCGAAAATGGAAAACTGGATCGACCTTGACTCTTtccgtataaaataaaatctaaagaaTCATCCGAGTAGATGCTACTTCTATCGCTCGAACTATCGGTCGATATTTCCGATACCGAATCGCTGCCGCTGTCACTGCATTGTTGCTCCTCGCCCAGAATGAACACAGGTGTGCATTTGAACACCTCGCCGGCCGGCATTGTGTGCGTAGCCGTCGCCCTTCTTTGCGTGGTTGTCGTTACATTTGAAGAGACTGTCGTACCTGCAGAGGAGACCGGCTCGATCAGCACGATCTCCGTCCCAGAGAATTTTTGCGCCAAGTTGTCCATGTTTCTTTTGAAAGTGTCCCTGCGATCGGAACTCAGGCCAAATTTCATAGGTTTGGACGATAATTTTGACGTTTTTGAATACAAGTTCTCAGTATGGGAGGAGACCGCTCTGTTCGCCGTAGGTTTCGTTTCGACACTTTGACAAACATTGGACGATCTTTGTTTCTCGGAGTCGTTTTTAGAGGTAGCGGTAGACAGACTCGTTTGATGTTCCGTACTCGTGCTCGTGCTCGACTTCGAGAACGATTTCGCGGTTGGAGAAGCCGCGTCCTGGATAGGGGATTGATCCATCGAGGGGCAGTTGAGCGTGGATAACGATGGACGAGGGTCCTCGAACATGGCGAACCATGGATGTTGCAGGCATTCCGTGACGGTCAATCGTTCGCtggaaaacgataaaaaattcaatcaatatcTTAAAGTGTTATAAACTTGCCTATGATTTCTCCGGTGTTTATGATTCGTTCTATCCTGCTCTATTCCCCATGGCTTCCGGCAGAAGCCGCGGGACATCTTGTCTCCGGTAACGGGCAATCTAGTTGCGTAACGAGTCAACGAGCGaatcgagagagaggaaggaaaacgATGCATTCACGGCGATAAAGCGCGTGCTGACAACGAGATAAGCCGAGTTTCGCGTTGGAAAGGCGCGGATATTCCGGATGGGGACTTCCTCTCAGCTGTCCGACTGGTCGTCGATAAGGAAATCTACGACTTTTTCAGCGGAACTCGTTCAACGTGCCAACGTCCCTCTTCCCGTTTCGAAGAAAGTAGCCGGCGATGGAATGTCGATCGTTCCGTCTCGTTTCCATTTCCACGTACGCGCAAGGAACTGAATTCAGGAAGGCGATCGAGTTTCGAAAGTTCGTCTGGCCTCGGCGCGTTTATCGCGATGCGAAAAGGCGTCAACGGTGCTGGGTCGCGTCTCGATGGATAAGGTATTATCGGGGGAACGTGCTACTCGGAATTCCGGCACTGGTGAAAATAATGCTTTCGAAGAAGCGTGCCGCGCCACCATCTACCGAGAACGGTTTACCGCTTACCGTATACCTCGAAGCGAAAGAAGATAGGCCCCGTGGAAGGCGTCGATCTCGAGAACGTTGTTAGTCGGCTGGTCGCGTACGTTGGCATTATTTAGCTTCTAGGAACGAAAGCAATCGCTTTACGCGGTAGACGCCGCGATGTTAGATCGCGACATTCCGACGTGGTTGCACCGTTTTCATCGAAATACCGACAGAGGCTCGGATGGATTCCGACTACTACTCACTTTGGATCCTTGACCATCAGCTTGCGCATAAGATCGCGCGCCTCTTCGGAGACGTCCTCGAAGAGATCGTCGGGGAAATCTAGGCGACATCGGCTAATGTTGCAGAACGTTTCCTGTTTTGTATCACCTCCGAATGGGGAGCATCCCGTTAGCAACACATAGAGCAATACCCCAATGGACCACATGTCTGTTGCCAGGCTGATCGGCTCGTAGTTCAACACCTCTGGAGCTGAAACGACCACGAGACGCGACTTGAATGACGATGgccagaagaaaaagaagcattGAAAGACGCGTAACGAATAACAGTTCGTGGGAACAGAGGTATACTGTTATACGTGTACaccatatgtatatgtatgcatATGACTCACGAAATTATGCATTTTGAATAGTATGTCTCGTAAGGAAATTCATCTAATCCGAAGAGcgtaatttgaatgaaaatgtatataatacgtggaataattttatcgagaaatctctttgaaatgaatttttactcgcaaagtaaaaaaataattcgtaatggaagaaaattacatttttaaaacgaaagagagaaaacgtTAGCTTGttgaattttcacttttttaatcCTTATGTATTATTCAGTATCGATGTATCCTTTTACTTaacataaaattgtaaatttgttattttctcttcgaaagattttcaaatcCAATTCTTATTATTCCTCGTATTTACTATCAATTTATATCCAAGCTTGaactttcattatttattatagaataaatgagatcagaaattttataatgtccTTTGTTTGTTGACAGGAGACTTAAAGTATTTTATCTGACcagataaaaattcatcattgACACATTGTCAAAAAGATGAAAAGTGTACAAATACTTTCTTGAGTCACTGATGTACACAATGTACATCATTCAACGTGGCTGCGACCGTTAGAGCAATGTTAAAAGTAATCGCAAAAGTAATCGCAGGGCTTGTAAATGGGTCTTCCCGATCAACGATCGAGGCAGAGCCCACGCTCAACTTTCTTACCGCTCGAAAAGTGGCTTGCACTGTTCAATTATGCAACGGCCCCTGTTCCCCTAATGGAATTACGCGGTACAAAACGAGCCGCAAAGTCGATTTACCTTGCGAATTACTTGGCTCAAGTATCAAACACTgtggaaaatttcgattaacgAAATAAGTGAAGAGGTTATGCACTTACCCACGTAATCAGGCGTGCCCAGAATCTCCCGTATGTCCGCGCCATGGCTGATGTACCGCGAGATACCAAAGTCGCAAAGTTTCACGTCGCAATCCGGAAACTCGCCAGTCAGGACCAGATTTTGAGGCTGAAAACAACGAGGGAACGAGATTAGAACGAGATGCGGAAAAGAATTCGGttaaaaaagggagaagattattttgcaattgatCTTGCACTTGAGGGACGCTTTCGAGAATCGGCCAGACGGCCAACGGAGACAAAAGAGttcgttattttctttcatcgttCCGTGTAATTGGTTGCAGCTCACGAgctcttgaaaaaaataaaacgaaacggTTGCATTTCATCTCGGAGAATGGCGAAGAAGCATTctgtttcttaataatttcatattttatccgTGATATTTACAGaatgaggaaaaagaaataaacaaaaacataaaaattattgtttcttcgaagaaagaaatcaaGTGGTAATAAAAGgtgtaatttttaagaaaattattaattgatcaataaaatacaatatttttatatatatatcattttaacttttaaaacgtACGATTTATTTCTCGTATTTCGACCAACGTGATCTTTCGAAATGTCTTACaccgaataaattttgaatgctTCGAGATTACTACTCGGTAGAAACGATTAATACGAGGAGAACGTGCTTCGGGCAAAAGTTGCTGCCGTGGGTAGCAACATGCATtgggataattttttttcacaagttGCACCAAGGTTTCAACGATCATTACATGTCTCGTGCCTACGCGATGCCACTTAATTAAAGGTATTTAATAAACGACGATTCCCTTTCACATACGCAGGACATGTACGGCgaggtaattaattattccaaagCCATGGATCCACTCGTATTTTCTTTTGCTTCTTCTCCTCGACTTTTTTCGTCAATTCTCAAATCGACGAGTTTGCATTTCGTGTCACGAAATCTACAAGACCGATATCGATACATCTCGAGAGAGGAGATCAACGAATCAATTAATCTGTTAATGAAtagaacaaattattttcgtatgatataaatcataaataagaaaaaaaaaaatagttgtaAAGTTAAATAACGTACTCTGATATGTtgcagatatatataattaaacagtTGTGAATATCGATACAACTGATGGGCCGCTATTTTCCCGCCCGTATTAGGACGATTGTCCGTGTACGAATAATGGGAGTGGAAACATCTGCTCTGCAAGTCGAGGGGAACGACAACGACGGTAAATTACAGCCGTGGTTCGTGTTACAAGAATATAGTTAACGATCTGGTGGTTTGAATGGGTACCGGCGGCGCAGTACCGgttaattaaaagtatcgaATAAAAGCCAATTCTGTGCGCACGCTAGAAGGTAATCGACGCGATTAATCGCGACACTCGAGTAGGTATTTAATAAACTGCACGCGATAATGATGCTTTTTCGGCTCGCATTGGGAGGTCGGGACGGTCGCTCTCGAAAACATAATCGTCGCTCTGCCTAGGAGGTTGTAAACCGGAACTTCCCCTCCTCCCGTCTCTCTTCGCCTAGACCCACGTCCACAGGCAACGGCCTCTTCCTCCACTGTCTCCCCCGCGCGCAAGGGCCCAAAGCATTGTTCGATTGTTTCGAGAGGAAAGAGTtctcgaggaggaagaggagggggaaaaaagaagaagaagaaggaaaggaagaaaagcaCGAATCGCTTGGCTAGGCCGTGCCACGACCTTTTCTTATCATCGATCGTTCAGGTATCGAGTACCTTCGCGTACACTCGTTCCAATACGACGCCCACGCATCCTTTTCCACGCGCCCACGTTttcaaactctctctctctctcgcgagaAAAACACTTTCGAGCTGCCACGAGGATGGAGGATCGAATTCATTCTCGTGAACAAAagagatttttccttttctttttttcgatcgattgaaCATCTCATGAGTTTGAGCAACTCATTTCGCGTTTTTCAACGCGGAGCATATCGACATATCCACCACGGTTGCAAAATCGTTCTAGATCGTTTCGCTTCGCGGGATACATagctcccctctcccctccctctccctctctcgacgtttgtaaacaaaaatttagatGGAGAGACGAGATAGGTCGAAAATTGGTAGAGCGCGAGAGGGGGACGAGAGGAGTGTGGAGGGGGAACGATGGCGTGCACGCTCGTTCCGCTCGAGGATTCAGTTTGCGCGTTATGTTTCGTTATACCGAGTTACGAGTCGAACGTGACCGGACTGCGTCTTATGATACTTGGAATAAAGTCGCTCCTGTAAAGTCGAGGTCGTGGGACGTTTCGCTCGTGTTGGCCCCTTTTGCTTTCGACATCCGTGCGGTTCGGTTCCACGCGTCTCGTCCATCTTGCCCGACGGGTCCTCCTCTTATATTACCAATATAacccttcttcctttcctttcctttcttttcgtttcgtttctcgtGCGTTTCCAACGGTTGTTTCGAAAGAACGACGAGAGGATGGCCGGCCGCCGTTTGAAAACGGACTCGTTTCCAGTCCCGGAAGTCGTTCAATAAGGAACCAAGACATTTCCATAATTAGCCATTACGAAGTTCCTGCGTCACTCGAGTTTCGCCAACGTTCAAAACGGCCCTCGGCGAGGAACGACTGTAGGCGTAGCGATCGATTACCGAGAATATTATTGCGCGATTCTCTTGGTCGAATGGGATAATCGATTCGGTTCTTCTGGCCGTTCTTCTTCCGAGTATTTACGTCCAACTCGGAAAGCGGAGATTCGAACCAGTTCGATAATAGTCGGTTATAAAAAATCGGTTACGTTAATATATTCGCGAGACAATTGTTTGAAGAGGCCAAAACAGGCacaaaaatcgattaaaatgtcGGTTGAGgctcgtttaattaaattgtaaacaatTGGATGAAGCAATAAGAATCTTGTTCTATCTAGAATTGtgattatcgattatcgatgtCTTATTGATACATCGATAATATCGATAGTACGTAAACTGTAATtagtatcgataatattttatttttttcttattcaaagtTGATATTAAagcaggaaaaaaatattatttataataaattgcaataaatataaataggttATATTGAAAGATTGCATTGAAATCTATTTCAGTCATCTCTATTCGTTTTATTGATATctcaatgatattttaaatatagtagaaaactcaataaaatatcgttaatcCATACGTTAACAtgtttaataacaattctgaataagaaaaaattgaaactctAGTTATTTTCAACCgtttcatcgatattttatcgatgtaTCAAATTATCGGTAATATCAATAACATGTATAACGTGTATACGTATCGATAATCACAATTATTTATCCCTGTTTCGTTTGATCggacgaaaatttaaattactttttaataataattatttaataagtaattattacttaataaatattagtaaccaataaaatttttatatactaattgtttctaaaatcgatttttcaaaagctgtaaaatgtatattttaaaggttaataatctatatatatcgtatctgTGCGATGTATCGATCGAGCGTGTCTAGGAGAATGTAACAGGTAAGCACAGTTGTCGGATGTCGGCGTTTAACGTAACACAGAGCAGTCGCAAAAAACTACAGGAAGAACGTAAACTATCGAGAGTCAGGGTTATCTACCTTTTCGAGAGAAGTCGTTAGAGGTCGATGATCGAATTTTCTCGATTAAAGAACCTTTGGCGGATCGGAATGCGAAGCACGCGTACAAGCGTCTGCGTGCAATTGGAAGGCAGAAGGCTTTTTAACCAACGGACAACGAATTTATGAGGATCCGTCTCTCGCGTTCATTGAAACTTCCGGCGGTTGAGAAAAGGGGAAGCGACCCTACGCTCTGCTTGCAGACAAGAGAATGCGCGTGTGTCCCGAGTGTGTAgcgtaagtatatatatatatatagatatttagagATTATAAAgctaaatctttttaatctcaacttgtaataaaattgaatcgttctatcgataataatataataatgcaatatttaaaaaaaaataaatcaaaataaaagcgGGACGAGACCTCTCTGTACGTTGACAAACcgtcaacatttttttaaatgtggaACCAGAGAGAAAGTAAACCACGAAAAGCGGTACATACATTGAATGGCCGAAACACCATTGTATATGTACTCCACAGTGCAGATGGACTCACTGGAAAATTGGGCCTGGAACTAGAAGaagtttataaacattttctaGTTGtcaggttaggttaggttatcgACAAGTACACAACACTGTAGGGTGTATGTACCTAACTCGTAGCCCGCAATTGACTATAGGATGTTGATCCgcgtatatatagaaaatgttaTTCATGCGACAACTAGCGAGAAAGTATATAAGCGTTGAGGTGATGCGAAATAAGAAGGTAGCCCTCTGTTGAGAAATACTCGAAGTATCGAATCCCAATAACTCCGCCAGAATTCAGAGCgttctttgtattttatcgAACATAGACAAGTGCGTGAAAGAATAAGGGagtcgaaagaaaataaacatatcGTTTGTTTCGTGGTGAGTCAAGGGGAACATAAGTAAGTGCTGGCAGCCAAGCGTAACTGTGAATGTAATGTACAGAGTTCGGAGGAACGAGTTACGAGAAAGAGCTGTTCGACTGA
Protein-coding regions in this window:
- the LOC108002638 gene encoding serine/threonine-protein kinase 17A-like isoform X1: MTADSMFETTSIPGHLAPTPQRLERLLSKQTLEELYEVEEQPFARYVSPRLVVLTEFTEDTVTGFPIVRRGKYATVKRCRERSSGRQWAAKFLRKRRRAQELRAEALHEVAVLDAAANCSRLVSLHQVFETNTEMVLVLELAPGGELQMILDRDEVPEERQVARLLKQILDGIAFLHSLNVAHLDIKPQNLVLTGEFPDCDVKLCDFGISRYISHGADIREILGTPDYVAPEVLNYEPISLATDMWSIGVLLYVLLTGCSPFGGDTKQETFCNISRCRLDFPDDLFEDVSEEARDLMRKLMVKDPNERLTVTECLQHPWFAMFEDPRPSLSTLNCPSMDQSPIQDAASPTAKSFSKSSTSTSTEHQTSLSTATSKNDSEKQRSSNVCQSVETKPTANRAVSSHTENLYSKTSKLSSKPMKFGLSSDRRDTFKRNMDNLAQKFSGTEIVLIEPVSSAGTTVSSNVTTTTQRRATATHTMPAGEVFKCTPVFILGEEQQCSDSGSDSVSEISTDSSSDRSSIYSDDSLDFILYGKSQGRSSFPFSATESSSDRWEQRHHTRIWPRECNGVVSKALSRFSSETSNAKFGKASTPPTTHGKTGLEALRERGGNLVVIREPVRAGRYTRYSEVQCESVQARIRRFQVQGAS
- the LOC108002638 gene encoding serine/threonine-protein kinase 17B-like isoform X2, which gives rise to MTADSMFETTSIPGHLAPTPQRLERLLSKQTLEELYEVEEQPFARGKYATVKRCRERSSGRQWAAKFLRKRRRAQELRAEALHEVAVLDAAANCSRLVSLHQVFETNTEMVLVLELAPGGELQMILDRDEVPEERQVARLLKQILDGIAFLHSLNVAHLDIKPQNLVLTGEFPDCDVKLCDFGISRYISHGADIREILGTPDYVAPEVLNYEPISLATDMWSIGVLLYVLLTGCSPFGGDTKQETFCNISRCRLDFPDDLFEDVSEEARDLMRKLMVKDPNERLTVTECLQHPWFAMFEDPRPSLSTLNCPSMDQSPIQDAASPTAKSFSKSSTSTSTEHQTSLSTATSKNDSEKQRSSNVCQSVETKPTANRAVSSHTENLYSKTSKLSSKPMKFGLSSDRRDTFKRNMDNLAQKFSGTEIVLIEPVSSAGTTVSSNVTTTTQRRATATHTMPAGEVFKCTPVFILGEEQQCSDSGSDSVSEISTDSSSDRSSIYSDDSLDFILYGKSQGRSSFPFSATESSSDRWEQRHHTRIWPRECNGVVSKALSRFSSETSNAKFGKASTPPTTHGKTGLEALRERGGNLVVIREPVRAGRYTRYSEVQCESVQARIRRFQVQGAS